Proteins from a genomic interval of Beijerinckia indica subsp. indica ATCC 9039:
- a CDS encoding NAD(P)/FAD-dependent oxidoreductase, whose translation MSEPSSNAPDIAIIGAGPAGLMAAETVARQMSGTGVKVTVYDRMPAVGRKFLLAGRGGLNLTHSEALDILLTRYGSAMPDLASAIRAFPPQALRDWCEGLGQETFVGSSGRIFPKSFKASPLLRAWLGRLRYLGVQFALRHEWRGFEKENALIFATPEGLFRVEAQACVLALGGASWPRLGSDGAWVPVLEKAGLAVVPLQPANCGFLVPWSEHFLARFEGAPLKNLRLSCRDHLGVEQASLGEVTITHTGLEGGGLYALGRFLREDFLNNGEAWLTLSLRPDLTVEEITRRLAGRSPKQSLSTFLRKSLRLSPASIGLLNEACGMLGEKPVSLTPERLASRIHALPLRLTGMAPIAKAISTAGGVALSELDENFMLRRRSGLFIAGEMLDWEAPTGGYLLQACFATGRRAGEGVVNWLGRMA comes from the coding sequence TTGAGCGAGCCTTCCTCCAACGCGCCTGACATCGCTATCATCGGGGCTGGACCCGCTGGTCTCATGGCGGCCGAGACCGTCGCGCGGCAGATGAGTGGCACGGGCGTGAAAGTCACCGTTTATGATCGCATGCCGGCAGTCGGGCGCAAATTCCTCCTGGCGGGTCGCGGCGGTCTCAACCTGACCCATAGTGAAGCGCTGGACATTTTGCTGACCCGTTATGGTTCGGCCATGCCGGATCTTGCCTCAGCCATCCGGGCTTTTCCGCCGCAGGCGTTGCGGGATTGGTGTGAGGGTCTCGGACAAGAGACTTTCGTCGGCTCCAGCGGGCGCATCTTTCCAAAATCGTTCAAGGCTTCTCCCTTGCTGCGGGCCTGGCTCGGACGGCTGCGTTATTTAGGGGTTCAATTCGCTCTGCGGCATGAATGGCGCGGTTTTGAAAAAGAAAACGCGCTTATTTTCGCAACGCCCGAGGGGCTATTCCGCGTTGAGGCGCAAGCCTGTGTCCTGGCGCTCGGCGGAGCGAGCTGGCCCCGGCTTGGCTCGGATGGCGCCTGGGTGCCGGTTCTGGAAAAAGCGGGTCTTGCCGTCGTTCCCTTGCAGCCAGCCAATTGCGGCTTTCTTGTCCCCTGGTCGGAGCATTTTCTCGCCCGTTTCGAAGGGGCGCCTTTGAAAAATCTGCGTCTGTCTTGCCGCGATCATTTGGGGGTGGAGCAGGCAAGTCTGGGCGAAGTGACAATCACGCATACAGGTCTCGAAGGCGGTGGCCTGTATGCGCTCGGGCGTTTCTTGCGCGAAGATTTTTTGAACAATGGCGAGGCCTGGCTGACCCTGAGCTTGCGGCCTGATTTGACTGTTGAGGAGATCACCCGCCGTTTAGCCGGCCGCTCCCCTAAACAATCGCTTTCGACATTCCTGCGCAAAAGCCTGCGGCTTTCACCCGCTTCCATCGGTCTTCTCAATGAAGCCTGCGGCATGTTGGGAGAAAAGCCCGTCTCGCTAACGCCGGAACGCCTGGCCTCGCGCATCCATGCGCTGCCTCTGCGGCTCACCGGCATGGCGCCGATCGCCAAGGCGATTTCCACTGCCGGCGGCGTGGCTTTGTCCGAACTCGATGAAAATTTCATGCTGCGCCGGCGCTCGGGCCTTTTCATCGCCGGCGAAATGCTCGACTGGGAAGCCCCGACCGGAGGCTATTTGTTACAGGCTTGTTTCGCGACCGGCCGACGTGCAGGGGAGGGGGTGGTGAACTGGCTCGGGCGTATGGCGTAA
- a CDS encoding DUF1465 family protein: MEALFHQAVAQPISFGAKLMSSAQFKSLFQEGMDLVAEAAAYLDGEGRDDSKRLNRAGALAYSVESMRLTTRLLQLASWLLLQRAVNEGELTAEEASSDKHKIQLTPQDAATNEDQYRSLPLRLCELIDHSVRLQTRVLHLDDLIHRPETQAQWRAPGLNPVAESLAVLQAALTPSADTTL; the protein is encoded by the coding sequence ATGGAAGCGCTCTTTCACCAGGCCGTCGCGCAACCCATTTCCTTTGGTGCCAAGCTCATGTCTTCGGCCCAATTCAAGAGCCTGTTTCAGGAAGGCATGGACCTCGTCGCGGAGGCTGCGGCCTATCTCGACGGCGAGGGGCGCGATGATTCGAAACGCCTGAATCGCGCTGGCGCTCTTGCTTATTCGGTCGAAAGCATGCGGCTCACGACACGGCTTTTGCAACTTGCCTCCTGGCTGCTGTTGCAGCGCGCTGTGAATGAGGGGGAATTGACCGCCGAGGAAGCCTCGAGCGACAAACACAAGATCCAGCTGACGCCACAGGACGCCGCCACCAACGAAGACCAGTATCGCTCGCTGCCTTTGCGCCTTTGCGAACTTATCGATCATTCGGTCCGTTTGCAGACGCGCGTTCTCCATCTTGATGATCTGATTCATCGGCCGGAAACCCAGGCCCAATGGCGGGCTCCCGGCCTCAATCCGGTGGCGGAAAGCCTGGCGGTGCTGCAGGCGGCGTTGACACCTTCCGCCGATACGACTCTTTGA
- a CDS encoding YihY/virulence factor BrkB family protein, producing MGFRLAKEWARLARLPILSLFLEAFYRFVEDDGWAIASHIALSALTSMFPFLIFVTALAAFLGSQNLPEEAVTFLFNTWPAEVAGPLAQEIHNVLTQARGGLLTLSVVLAIYFSSSGVEALRIALNRAYDVKDVRPWYLLRLESIVYVFIGAFGLLTFALLIVLAPLIWEIILRFAPGMAPLQQYVTVLRFSIVTAILLLALVIMHKYLPAGRRHLRDIIVGILLTFVLWIAGGMAFGSYLAEFARNYVTTYAGLASVMIALVFFYMLACIFIYGGELNAAILRHSRRKQAAIAAIMGGEGG from the coding sequence ATGGGATTTCGCCTCGCGAAAGAATGGGCCAGACTGGCCCGCCTGCCTATTCTTTCCCTATTCCTCGAGGCCTTCTATCGGTTTGTCGAGGATGACGGCTGGGCGATTGCGAGCCATATCGCTTTGTCGGCCTTGACGTCGATGTTTCCCTTTCTGATCTTTGTCACCGCGCTCGCGGCTTTTCTCGGCTCGCAAAATCTGCCCGAGGAGGCCGTCACCTTTCTGTTCAATACCTGGCCCGCCGAGGTGGCGGGGCCCCTCGCGCAGGAAATCCATAATGTCTTGACTCAGGCGCGCGGTGGCCTTTTGACCCTCAGCGTCGTGCTGGCGATCTATTTTTCCTCGAGCGGTGTCGAGGCTTTGCGCATCGCGCTCAACCGCGCTTATGACGTGAAGGATGTGCGGCCTTGGTATCTGTTGCGTCTTGAATCCATTGTCTATGTGTTTATCGGCGCGTTCGGTCTGTTGACCTTCGCTTTATTGATTGTGCTCGCGCCGCTGATCTGGGAGATCATTCTGCGTTTCGCGCCCGGCATGGCACCGCTCCAGCAATATGTGACGGTGCTGCGCTTTTCCATCGTGACCGCGATCCTGCTCCTGGCGCTTGTCATCATGCATAAATACCTGCCGGCGGGGCGGCGGCACCTGCGCGATATTATCGTCGGCATTTTGCTCACCTTCGTCCTCTGGATCGCCGGCGGTATGGCCTTTGGCTCCTACCTTGCCGAATTCGCCCGTAATTATGTGACCACTTATGCCGGTCTCGCCTCGGTGATGATCGCGCTTGTGTTCTTCTATATGCTGGCCTGCATCTTTATTTACGGCGGCGAATTGAATGCCGCGATCCTGCGCCATTCCCGTCGCAAACAGGCGGCGATTGCCGCCATTATGGGAGGTGAGGGAGGTTAA
- a CDS encoding DNA recombination protein RmuC → MDRFPAWMDGLGAAQTVSILGLGLALALILILVLTMLLLRFRREAEGNHLRQQEMEKSLLTLNRQSAELTGRLRSMGEILGSRQADLARLVTERLDRVGARLDETIDVSAQKTGLSLAKLNERLAVIDAAQTRLTGLTQEVLSLKHILANKQARGAFGQGRMEAIVRDNLPPSAYAFQPVLSNRTRPDCLIRLPGDERGLVVDAKFPLESFTALKEATQDEARKQAAARVRADVGKHINDIAERYFLPGETQDIAILFVPAESLHADLHEYFEDVIEKAHRHRIIIVSPSLLVMAIQVMQAIIRDARVREQAHAIQDQVRFLLEDVARLQQRAGKLAQHFKQAGDDLDQVLSSSEKITRHGNRIEQMDFSGPRDAAFQTDGRGAAKDAFTEDLFCAGNPAATDQFNGCNE, encoded by the coding sequence ATGGATCGATTTCCGGCTTGGATGGACGGCCTCGGCGCCGCTCAGACCGTATCCATTCTTGGTCTCGGCCTCGCTTTGGCCCTCATCCTGATCCTCGTCTTGACCATGCTCCTGCTGCGCTTTCGTCGCGAAGCCGAAGGCAATCATCTGCGCCAGCAGGAGATGGAAAAGAGTTTGCTGACCCTTAACCGGCAAAGCGCCGAATTGACCGGCCGTTTACGCAGCATGGGCGAAATTCTGGGCTCGCGTCAGGCCGATCTCGCGCGTCTTGTCACTGAGCGGCTCGACCGGGTCGGCGCCAGGCTCGATGAGACCATCGATGTCTCCGCGCAAAAGACCGGCCTTTCCCTTGCGAAACTCAATGAACGCCTTGCCGTCATCGATGCCGCACAGACCCGCTTGACCGGGCTGACACAGGAGGTTTTGAGCCTCAAGCACATACTCGCCAACAAGCAGGCGCGCGGCGCTTTCGGCCAGGGCCGGATGGAAGCCATCGTGCGCGATAATCTGCCGCCCTCCGCTTATGCATTCCAACCCGTGCTCTCGAACAGAACGCGGCCGGATTGCCTCATCCGTCTGCCCGGCGATGAACGCGGCCTCGTGGTCGATGCCAAATTCCCGCTCGAATCTTTCACCGCCCTGAAGGAAGCCACACAGGACGAAGCCCGCAAACAGGCGGCAGCGCGCGTGCGCGCCGATGTCGGCAAACATATCAATGATATTGCCGAGCGCTATTTTCTGCCCGGCGAAACCCAGGATATCGCCATTCTCTTCGTGCCCGCGGAATCACTACATGCCGATTTGCATGAATATTTCGAGGATGTCATCGAGAAAGCGCATCGCCATCGCATCATCATCGTCTCCCCCTCCTTGCTGGTGATGGCGATCCAGGTCATGCAAGCAATCATTCGTGATGCGCGCGTCCGCGAACAGGCTCACGCCATCCAGGATCAAGTCCGCTTCCTGTTGGAAGATGTCGCCCGCTTACAGCAAAGAGCCGGTAAACTCGCCCAGCATTTCAAACAGGCGGGCGATGATCTCGATCAGGTGCTCTCATCGTCGGAAAAGATTACACGGCACGGCAACCGGATCGAGCAGATGGATTTTTCGGGCCCACGAGATGCGGCCTTCCAAACGGACGGCCGAGGCGCCGCCAAAGATGCCTTCACAGAAGATTTGTTTTGCGCGGGCAACCCGGCGGCAACCGATCAATTTAATGGGTGCAATGAATAA